The Oryzias latipes chromosome 16, ASM223467v1 genome includes a region encoding these proteins:
- the zbtb32 gene encoding zinc finger and BTB domain-containing protein 32: MIRINNTQYFYFLEQAEALRRSGSLCDVIIKVQSQTFRAHRLVLACASKMLAWQLDQKCKGSPTYCTLEYLSAHTFQQVMDFIYTQTLEVPVKDLQPLLRAAQLLEMQLLEDQCRKQLDAVEASKDTELISDVKEEKESAKESPNPDKVQELFSSSEGAGVSTGRKNHLPSGLPNALDDLPSPRKRERFSLPEAFGSDRDSVITRNSSSSFTSPCSFPVSMWNSEAHLNTLRRIAENYSNLITAHPLQCLNQSSVLYPFSLSPQHMLPELSSHFQNPLQNSAMGLSAFRPSCAPNIYTGNRRMGSMIKHSLLKRKKYSPSILNGPAKTEDQSYSKTHKPSPETNEDCQHCRTRLLDDPHLGKSIAGCQFCGRRQAQQHETERRGDNRGEKPYQCKHCPKKFSLKHQLDTHHRVHTGEKPFECRLCGQRSRDYSAMIKHLRTHGGASPYQCTVCLEFCSSLVAMQRHVKSHALQDFPSDWSINSTYLYISHI, translated from the exons ATGATCCGCATCAACAACACACAGTACTTCTACTTCCTGGAGCAGGCGGAAGCCTTACGTCGCTCTGGGTCgctgtgtgatgtcatcatcaaaGTTCAGAGCCAAACTTTCAGAGCTCACCGGCTGGTCCTGGCCTGCGCCAGCAAAATGTTAGCTTGGCAGCTCGACCAGAAATGCAAAGGCAGCCCGACCTATTGCACTCTGGAGTACCTCTCAGCCCACACCTTCCAGCAAGTGATGGACTTCATCTACACTCAAACTCTTGAGGTGCCTGTGAAGGATCTGCAGCCGCTCCTGAGagctgctcagctgttggagaTGCAGCTACTAGAGGATCAGTGTCGCAAACAGCTGGACGCGGTTGAAGCCAGTAAGGACACTGAACTGATTTCAGATgtcaaagaagaaaaggaaagtgCAAAAGAAAGTCCCAACCCTGACAAAGTACAAGAAttattttcctcttctgaggGTGCGGGTGTTAGTACCGGCAGGAAAAACCATTTACCATCTGGCCTACCTAATGCCCTCGATGACCTTCCATCTCCAAGGAAGAGGGAGAGATTCTCTTTACCTGAAGCCTTTGGCAGCGATAGGGACAGTGTTATAACGAGGAACAGCAGCTCATCCTTCACTTCTCCCTGTTCTTTCCCTGTGAGCATGTGGAACTCTGAGGCCCACCTGAACACCCTGAGACGGATAGCAGAAAACTATTCCAACTTAATCACAGCTCATCCCCTGCAGTGCTTAAACCAGTCTTCTGTGTTGTACCCTTTCTCCCTGTCCCCTCAACACATGCTACCCGAACTCAGTTCCCATTTTCAAAACCCACTTCAGAACTCTGCCATGGGCCTCTCAGCTTTCCGACCGAGTTGTGCACCAAACATTTACACTGGAAACAGGCGGATGGGCAGCATGATCAAGCACAGCCTgttgaagaggaaaaaatacaGCCCAAGCATATTGAACGGGCCAGCCAAAACTGAGGATCAAAG ttacTCTAAAACGCACAAACCCAGCCCAGAAACAAATGAAGACTGCCAACACTGCCGGACGAGACTCCTTGATGATCCACACTTGG GAAAGAGCATAGCAGGATGTCAGTTCTGCGGAAGAAGACAAGCGCAACAGCACGaaacagagaggagaggagacaaCCGAGGAGAAAAACCCTACCAGTGCAAGCACTGTCCAAAAAAGTTCAGTCTGAAACACCAGCTGGATACACACCACCGTGTTCACACCG GAGAGAAACCGTTTGAGTGCCGCCTCTGTGGTCAACGCTCACGAGACTATTCGGCCATGATCAAGCACCTGCGGACCCATGGGGGGGCCTCGCCATACCAGTGCACCGTCTGCCTGGAGTTCTGCAGCAGCCTGGTTGCCATGCAGAGGCACGTCAAGAGCCACGCATTGCAGGACTTCCCCTCTGACTGGAGCATTAACAGCACCTACCTATACATCTCCCACATCTGA